In Oryza brachyantha chromosome 1, ObraRS2, whole genome shotgun sequence, the following are encoded in one genomic region:
- the LOC102721870 gene encoding serine/threonine-protein kinase RUNKEL, with protein sequence MNNFHVYEAIGRGKHSTVYKGRKKKSIEYFAVKSVDKSQRGKVLNEVRMLHSLDHANVLKFYSWYETSAHFWLILEYCVGGDLKGLLEQDKKLPENSIHDLAYDLVKALQFLHSQGIIYCDLKPSNVLLDESGCMKLCDFGLARRLKDIEKTDPGDVPQPMRGTPCYMAPELFREGGVHSYASDFWALGCVLYECYAGRPPFVGNEFTQLVKSIISDPTPPLPDNPSRSFQNLINCLLMKDPAERLQWSELCEHNFWRSRMSIIPLPPQPAFENMVELSATPYLVERNGDKPLRQATPPKPRDGLRKKDENSAKVFSTPVKNMQSSKKNNTKPSCKADGLKGVNILRMSRIAKKNLQRERDKENYRRHPTEASENETEVKIENNDMELDFGENPEGDAPDDNDGPENPGSTEDEKLSTQGTDGNEENCMINQMDMLTDEAPIKAEATIKTEQNCAENLDVVATPPSICMRKAQRAKITSVATAGSEPSDISAAFWHPTDLAVKPVMPSRKGDKAVETVPMLPFEALPAADYIKLPREQMNAFNGQILQSLSGTYQVSEKQNIIKYLEMLSINSDAANIITNGPIMLLLIKMLRLSKTSVLRVQIASLMGLLIRYSTILDVELASSGILNALSDGLRDKHDKLRRFCMATLGELLFYISTQSDQDTKEINAQESPLKDNRPTASWQVPSSVIALVSSILRKGEDDLAQLYALRTIDNICSQGTDWTSRFASQDVIGHLCYIYRATGKLENTRLIAGSCLARLARFSSSCIHLILERLSFKDIACTLIKGNSQEKQLVPGLISIVEQGTDVLRGKTLLFIALLCKNSRRWLPHFFCNAKLLSAVDRLGKEKEGFIHQCTESFVQLVASLVPGILDTVSSDIQQVMGGKRHGAATALTGRAHPKSTIHLFPVILHLLGSASFNHRVVTSHVLLQLANLMKILEAPFQARDDFQMTLLRVLEAATEEPKVILIEHKIFTSRILPSLSVLYKGNKDGDARFLCLKILSDVMIVIFSDSSLTSDGQTVSDLKTISQKYFLPMYPLFSEDEDPIPIYAQKLLVMLMEHDYVKVSDILNEATVSRCFEFLLGDLSNANVSNVKLCFALASAPDMETNILSQLQVVRRIGNLLEFVTAKDMDDFLEPTLELCRAFIIRGIGSDKILALSKQPALIVDSAFSMSIAVDQQSCVMDICDFGGNMGIYIDLVGSSDPHISDLASDCLVLLLKAAPREATVGLLTNLPKLSVVLDLLKHGTCLRLTRLLYCLAFSCRQYLAQGMIVSISLSALMRVEALVSTFKGSHDGHLADAASYLGAELQRLPRCG encoded by the exons ATGAACAACTTCCACGTCTACGAGGCCATCGGCCGCGGCAAGCACTCG ACGGTGTACAAGGggcggaagaagaagagcatcGAGTACTTCGCCGTCAAGAGCGTCGACAAGTCGCAGCGGGGCAAGGTCCTCAATGAG GTCCGAATGCTTCATTCCTTAGATCATGcgaatgttctaaaattttactcTTG GTACGAAACCTCAGCTCATTTTTGGTTAATACTGGAGTATTGTGTCGGTGGAGATCTAAAGGGCTTGCTTGAGCAG GATAAGAAGCTTCCTGAAAATTCTATACATGACCTGGCTTATGATCTCGTGAAAGCTCTTCA GTTCTTGCATTCACAAGGAATTATATATTGTGATCTGAAACCATCAAATGTTCTACTTGATGAATCTGGGTGTATGAAG TTGTGTGATTTTGGATTAGCAAGGCGTTTAAAAGACATAGAGAAGACAGATCCTGGAGAT GTGCCGCAACCTATGAGGGGAACTCCATGTTATATGGCTCCTGAGTTGTTCCGAGAGGGAGGAGTGCATTCATATGCTTCAGATTTCTGGGCACTTGGTTGTGTGTTGTATGAATGCTATGCTGGACGCCCCCCTTTCGTGGGTAATGAATTTACCCAGCTTGTCAAATCTATAATTTCAGATCCTACACCACCTTTGCCTGATAACCCATCAAGGTCCTTCCAAAACCTGATCAATTGCTTACTCATGAAAGATCCCGCTGAAAGATTACAGTGGTCTGAACTGTGTGAGCATAACTTTTGGAGGAGCAGAATGTCAATTATTCCTTTACCTCCTCAACCTGCCTTTGAGAACATGGTTGAACTTTCTGCTACACCATATTTAGTTGAGAGAAATGGTGATAAGCCTTTAAGACAGGCTACACCACCCAAGCCCCGCGATGGTCTACGGAAGAAAGATGAAAATTCAGCTAAGGTGTTCTCCACCCCTGTTAAGAATATGCAAAGcagcaagaaaaataatacaaaaccTTCCTGCAAGGCTGACGGGTTGAAGGGTGTAAATATCCTCAGGATGTCTCGCATAGCTAAGAAGAATTTGCAGAGGGAAAGGGACAAGGAGAACTACAGGCGACATCCTACAGAAGCATCTGAGAATGAGACTGAAGTTAAGATTGAAAACAATGATATGGAACttgattttggtgaaaatCCAGAAGGTGATGCACCTGATGATAATGATGGACCAGAAAATCCTGGATCCACAGAAGATGAAAAACTTTCCACTCAAGGGACTGATGGAAATGAAGAGAATTGCATGATAAATCAGATGGATATGCTAACAGATGAAGCTCCAATTAAGGCTGAAGCCACGATAAAAACTGAGCAGAATTGTGCAGAAAATCTTGATGTTGTGGCCACTCCACCAAGTATATGTATGAGAAAAGCACAACGAGCAAAGATAACCTCAGTTGCCACAGCTGGTTCTGAGCCATCTGACATCTCTGCAGCATTCTGGCATCCAACAGATCTTGCTGTTAAACCAGTTATGCCTAGTAGGAAAGGAGATAAAGCTGTAGAGACAGTCCCCATGCTTCCATTTGAAGCTCTTCCTGCTGCAGATTATATTAAATTGCCACGGGAACAGATGAATGCATTCAATGGTCAGATACTTCAGAGCTTAAGTGGAACTTATCAGGTTTCAGAGAAACAGAATATCATCAAATACCTGGAGATGTTAAGCATCAATTCTGATGCTGCAAATATAATCACAAATGGTCCAATTATGCTGTTGCTTATAAAAATGCTCCGACTGTCAAAAACTTCTGTCTTGCGTGTCCAAATTGCCTCACTTATGGGTTTGTTGATACGCTACTCGACTATCCTTGATGTAGAACTGGCAAGTTCAGGCATCCTTAATGCATTATCAGATGGTCTAAGGGACAAGCATGATAAACTCAGGAGATTCTGTATGGCAACACTAGGAGAATTATTGTTCTACATTTCTACTCAATCAGATCAAGATACCAAAGAAATCAATGCCCAAGAATCCCCTTTGAAGGATAACAGACCCACAGCTTCTTGGCAG GTTCCAAGTTCTGTAATTGCGCTAGTGTCATCAATCTTGCGTAAAGGCGAAGATGATCTTGCCCAGCTTTATGCTTTACGAACAATCGATAACATCTGCAGCCAAGGGACAGATTGGACTTCACGTTTTGCTTCCCAAGATGTAATTGGTCACCTGTGCTACATCTATAGAGCAACTGGGAAGCTGGAGAATACAAGACTTATTGCAGGATCTTGTTTGGCACGCTTAGCTCGCTTCAGTTCATCCTGTATTCATTTAATACTGGAGAGGCTATCATTCAAGGATATAGCATGCACACTCATTAAAGGCAATTCAC AAGAGAAACAATTGGTTCCTGGACTCATCTCTATTGTAGAACAGGGAACTGATGTTCTGCGTGGCAAAACCCTTCTATTTATTGCTCTTCTTTGCAAGAATAGTCGAAGATGGCTTCCTCATTTCTTTTGCAATGCAAAGCTACTATCAGCAGTTGATAGATTGGGAAAGGAGAAGGAAGGTTTCATTCATCAGTGCACAGAGTCATTTGTGCAGTTGGTTGCTTCATTGGTCCCAGGCATCCTCGATACTGTCTCCAGTGATATACAGCAGGTTATGGGAGGTAAGCGTCATGGAGCTGCTACTGCTTTAACTGGACGAGCTCATCCAAAGAGCACAATACATTTGTTTCCTGTTATCCTTCATCTTCTTGGGAGTGCTTCATTCAATCACAGAGTTGTTACGAGTCATGTATTGCTTCAGCTGGCAAAtcttatgaaaattttggaaGCTCCATTTCAG GCTCGGGATGATTTTCAAATGACACTATTGCGGGTTCTTGAGGCAGCCACGGAGGAGCCTAAGGTTATACTTATTGAACACAAAATATTCACAAGTCGAATCCTCCCAAGCTTATCTGTCTTGTACAAAGGCAACAAAGATGGTGATGCAAGATTCTTGTGTTTAAAGATACTGTCTGATGTGATGATTGTGATCTTCAGTGACTCTTCATTGACGTCCGATGGACAAACGGTATCTGATCTGAAAACGATCTCTCAAAAGTATTTTCTCCCCATGTATCCTTTATTTTCAGAGGATGAGGATCCAATACCTATATATGCCCAGAAACTTTTGGTAATGCTGATGGAGCATGATTATGTTAAGGTTTCTGATATTCTCAATGAAGCTACAGTGTCCAGGTGCTTTGAGTTCTTGTTAGGAGATTTGTCAAATGCAAACGTAAGTAATGTCAAGCTTTGCTTTGCTCTGGCATCCGCTCCCGATATGGAAACCAATATTCTTTCTCAGCTTCAAGTCGTCAGAAGAATAGGCAACCTGCTTGAGTTTGTGACTGCAAAGGATATGGATGACTTTCTTGAACCAACCTTGGAACTTTGCAGAGCATTCATTATCCGTGGCATTGGCAGCGACAAAATTCTGGCCCTTTCCAAACAGCCTGCACTCATTGTTGATAGTGCCTTCAGTATGAGCATTGCTGTCGATCAACAATCATGCGTCATGGATATATGTGACTTTGGAGGCAATATGGGTATTTATATTGACCTGGTTGGAAGTTCAGATCCGCATATAAGCGATTTGGCATCAGATTGCTTGGTATTGTTACTCAAAGCAGCACCTCGAGAGGCTACCGTGGGCTTGTTGACCAATCTTCCTAAACTGAGTGTTGTTCTGGACCTGCTGAAGCATGGCACCTGCCTAAGGCTGACTCGCCTGCTGTATTGCCTAGCCTTCTCTTGCCGGCAATATCTAGCTCAAGGGATGATTGTCTCGATATCTTTATCAGCCTTGATGCGAGTAGAAGCACTTGTGTCAACATTCAAGGGTTCACATGATGGCCACCTTGCTGACGCTGCCTCATATCTGGGCGCTGAACTGCAGCGCTTACCTCGCTGTGGTTGA
- the LOC102722152 gene encoding FAD synthase-like, with protein MEIDRAVRASSDRRLRTKYDNAVYVVQRAFALYPFEEVAFSFNGGKDSTVLLHLLRAGYFLHKSSFGGEDEMNTIQNCPLRTIYFESPCAFPEINSFTYETVSTYGLPLETIHSDFKSGLEGLLKERPTKAIFIGTRIGDPNAVGQEQFSPSSPGWPPFMRVNPILDWSYRDVWSFLLTCKVKYCSLYDQGYTSIGSIYDTVPNALLSDSSAGKSFRPAYMLSDGRLERAGRTKKNTSVSSNGTNNTEVEQTISRSASIIVVGDEVLFGTVEDKLGSALCRKLHAIGWRISHVAVVSNEIDSVAEEVERCKSTDDMVFIVGGLGPLHSDISLAGVAKAFGVRLAPDEEFEEYLSQLIGDNYTGDRNEMALLPEGITDLLHHKLLPLPMIKCKNVVIFAATNVDELETEWGCLLDTQGSGLVMAKPFVSKHLSTSLLDVKISPVVAKLCIDFSDVYIGCHRISRSGPLVVSLIGKDNQRVEAAAQKLTSSFEGQFSQVDSCK; from the exons GTTTGAGGAAGTTGCCTTCAGCTTTAATGGTGGGAAGGATTCAACT GTTCTGTTGCATTTACTTCGGGCTGGCTACTTCCTCCACAAATCAAGCtttggtggtgaagatgaaatGAATACTATCCAAAATTGTCCTTTGCGCACCATCTATTTTGAGAGCCCTTGTGCTTTCCCTGAAATCAACTCATTCACTTATGAAACTGTCTCGAC TTATGGTTTGCCACTGGAAACTATCCACTCTGATTTTAAGTCTGGCCTAGAAGGCCTATTGAAAGAGAGGCCTACTAAAGCAATTTTCATTGGTACTAGAATTGGCGATCCAAATGca GTTGGTCAAGAACAGTTTTCGCCTAGTTCACCTGGCTGGCCTCCTTTCATGAGGGTCAATCCTATACTGGATTGGTCATACAG GGATGTTTGGTCTTTCCTCTTGACCTGTAAGGTGAAATACTGCAGCCTCTATGATCAAGG GTATACCTCCATTGGAAGCATATATGATACTGTTCCAAATGCGCTTCTTAGTGATTCATCAGCTGGGAAAAGCTTTAGGCCAGCATACATGTTATCAGATGGAAGGCTTGAAAGAGCTGGTAGAACAAAGAAGAATACCTCTGTTTCAAGCAATGGTACTAACAATACTGAGGTGGAACAGACAATCTCACGCTCAGCATCAATCATTGTAGTCGGTGATGAAGTATT GTTCGGCACGGTTGAGGATAAACTTGGTTCAGCCTTGTGCAGGAAGCTCCATGCAATTGGCTGGCGAATTTCTCATGTAGCAGTTGTTTCCAATGAA ATTGATTCTGTTGCTGAAGAAGTTGAACGTTGTAAATCTACAGATGACATG GTGTTTATTGTTGGAGGACTCGGGCCTTTACATTCAGACATTTCACTGGCTGGTGTTGCAAAAGCATTTGGAGTTCGTCTG GCTCCTGATGAAGAGTTTGAAGAGTATCTTAGTCAACTGATAGGTGACAATTACACTGGTGATCGAAATGAG ATGGCTTTGTTGCCAGAAGGTATTACAGATTTATTGCATCACAAACTGCTACCGTTGCCAATG ATCAAATGCAAAAATGTGGTCATTTTTGCTGCAACTAATGTGGATGAGCTTGAAACGGAGTGGGGTTGTCTTCTAGACACACAAGGAAGCGGTTTAGTCATGGCTAAACCTTTTGTGTCAAAGCATCTCAGCACATCACTATTAGAT GTTAAAATCTCTCCAGTGGTCGCAAAGCTATGTATAGATTTTTCTGATGTCTACATAG GTTGCCATCGGATCTCAAGGTCTGGGCCATTGGTCGTGAGTTTAATTGGAAAG GATAACCAGAGGGTGGAAGCAGCTGCGCAGAAGCTGACGAGTAGCTTTGAAGGACAGTTCTCCCAAGTTGACAGCTGCAAATAA